tcacaaaatcCCTGTAAACTGTGAATTACGTCCCTCAATTTATAGATaggaaaactgaggttcaaagaagTAACGTGCCCAAAGCCACAGTCAGAGGCAGAACCAAAGTTCAAATTCAGATCTATAAAGTCTGTCTAATTTTGTCAACATTCTTTAGTATACATTCTCTTAGCACCTTGTAGTTCCTTATAAAATTCTCAAATTTTCAATTAAATAATTAGGTGTATAATCAGGTGTATAATGCCTACGGTAGGCTCTATAGACAGTCACAAGATCTATCTAACCATGCTTATATTCCCAATACCTGGGTACCCAAGATCAAGAAATGTTTCTTGTAAAAAAGTTAATTACTCCAAATACAAAGCCTTTTCCACAGCATTATATGTTGGAGTGGgctggaatatatttttttaaatggctcaCAGAAGGAGAGACGACTTTAAGGAAGATAAGATTATATTGGCAAGTGAAAAATAGATGGCATACCTTGTGAAGGTAGGCACAGGAAACAGAAGGTCCAGAGACATGTCTAAGCTAATTTTACTGTTTTACCAGGAAGTGAACAGAACTTTTATTACCTTAAATGTCCACTGCAATAAATATGGACTTAACACTGAATTATAGAaactacatttattattttttgaaacatttttattagataaTTGTAGATGAAAACTATGTCTTTGCACTTTACCATATATAACCTGGCAGTCATGATTTACGGGAGCTGGCTCACAGCAGCTCACCAGAGCCAACTGTGCACAGCTCTTCTCAACTCTATGTTTAGCGAAAACATTTCACTGGCTTGAAATCAGTTCTGGAGAGATTCTTGAGCAAGAGAAATTGACAAACTCTACAAATCAAGCCTTTGGGGAGGCAGTACAGAGCCAGTTTTTATGAGAACATCACTTCCCAATAGGTTTATGAATttagaacttttttcttttttttaagattctgatAATTTTCAATATCTAGAAGTAGGCTGGTCaatttatctttataaaaagTCATTCAAACATTCCATAATTATGTGAATGTTGACTAAGAGTTCACCTCTGAAGGAAGAGCACAAAGGAATTATTTTTGGCAAGGTGACGCTGAAgagttttttcaaattttttttattttttaaaagatacttagattacataaatgttacattaaaaatgtaggggattcccatatgccccactccctatacctcccatattttcccacattaacaatatccttcatttgtgtggtacatttattacaactgatgagcacatactggagcattgccactactgtggattatagtttagattatagttgacactctctcctacacaatgttgtaaattatggcaagatacataatggcctgtatctgtctttctATAATGACTTCATCATTTTGAGTTCCTTTATCTCTCACCTGAAGTTTGTGAAGGGTAAGAAATGTGAAGGAAAGAGAATCAGATATTTTCATTGTGCCTTCACCAGGTCTGACATGCTATGGGCAGCGGAACAAGCACATagcccagaaagagagaagaaagaatggtgactgggagaaaatacaaaaaagaatacTCAGAAAAGTAATCTCAAAATACTCATACCCCAAGATGGAATTGGTTCTATTTGAGTTCTTGTGACACTAGTACTGCTAAAATTATGGGTTTATAtcatccaaaaaattaaaaacattacctctttcatttattacttaatatttttctttactacattatttatataaactgatcatttaaatgtaaatatttatgtacaaGGTGACCACAGGAATTTTTTTCCAAAGGGGTCTAGAACTCAAATATCCTATTGACAGCATCAGTATTTAACCTCCTAGGAGAATGCAGAGCATAAAACAGAAACCCGGATCGGTACTTGTATCCCATTAGCACTTAATTAATATTGGTGAATGATGACTTCCTGGGAAATGTCTTAATTGACTGGTAATCTACCCCTGCTTATGCTGTGAGAAGAGCCTGTAGAAAGGGGATACCTGTGGGAGCTATGTGTCACATGAGGCAGAGGAGGATAAAGTAGGAGAGCTCTAGAGGAAAAGATTAGCAGCTGAAATACAAATATCATAATTTAATCCAGAAGTCAATCTCTACACTATTATATCTGCTCCTACACTATTAAACTGTATAACTAAACCATGAACCCAGATATCTGAGAAACACAAAAGAAAAGTATATTGTTGGgaccaatgtggctcaagcggttgggtgcccaccttccacatgggaggtcccaggtttggttcctggtgcctcctaaagaaaacaaacaaacaatgagcagacatcaagcaaaaacaatgaacataaAATGAGCGAAaataaatgagcagggagtgaatgtggctcaagcagttgagcacctgcctcctatgtgggaggtcccaggtttggatccCCTGCCTCCTAAcgaaaaaaacagacaaggagcaaaaacaatgagcagacaatgagcacaaacaacaagcaaaaccagcAATGTAACAGCCAAGGAAGCCATCTCGgagggcagggggcgtggggaaTATATTATTAACATGAACCTATATAGTGAGTAATAAGAGGCTTTGGTTATTTGTAGTTTGTCTTCAAAGTATTAAACGTTTTTCAAGAAAACTATTTAAGGATTAAAAGAATAGTCTCCTGTAAAATACCCTTTTAATATTATaggattattttttaagtaatgaatgggaatttattttcatCTATTATATTCCTTAAATAGTGATTAATTGAAAACGTTTACATATATggcacacagaaaaacacacagttcTTGTCATTCACAAAAATGTCTAAAGTTGCATTTCAAGAgcaagcagggaagcggacttggcccagtggttagggcgtccgtctaccacatgggaggtccgcggttcaacccggggcctccttgacccgcgtggagctggcccatgcgcagtgctgatgcgcgcaaggagtgccctgccacacaggggtgtcccccgcgtaggggagccccacgcaaggagtgcgccccgtaaggagagccacccagtgcgaaagaaagtgcagcctgcccaggaatggtgccgcccacacggagagctgacacaagacgacacaacaaaaagaaacgcagattcccgtgctactgacaacaacagaagcagacaaagaagaacatgcagtgaatagacacagagaacagacaactgcggcgggggaagagaaataaataaataaataaataaatcttaaaaaaaaaaaaagagcaagcacACCAATATTGTACTGTGCCTGTGACAGGTGGAGAATAGCACTAAATAGATCCTGACTTACAAAGAATAATGAAGACATATCAACAATGTGTGCTAATTTTTATAAGTTTGCTACCTAAAAACTAACTTCCTAACCTAGGGATGCAAAGGGACCTCCAAATTATGAAGTCAtaaattttcataatttcttaGCCACATATACACATTTACAGtacataagttactttcctcatacAATAATAGTCTGTAACAACTTGCAAATAGCCTAATAAACCAgaccaaaaacagaaaattagTTTTGATATTTCTAATTTAGCTGGTAATAAAATACACTGTAAAAGCAGACTATAGGTAACTATCATTACCTTTCACTtcaaatgtacaaaaatattgAGAACAAACTGTACATCAAAATGAATTGATATGGGTCACATATACAAATTATGTAGAAAAATTCAAGTGAATAAATGGATTACAGGTGTACAGCTCACCTGAGAGTTAATTTCAGGAAAAAATGTAAATTccattattaaaaacatttaaaagaatattttcttactTGGGATTTTTCCTAGGATATGctagaaaaatataatagctCATTATGAATTGTGCTCAGCTGTCAAAGATAGTTCAATAAGGACATGAAATTtactatttgcttttttttcctgaagtgtCCACTATTAGTCTGCCTAACTCCCATCTTCAAATATGCAAAGTGTTTGGAAGGCAAAATGTACAATTTCAAATGGGCCCTGTAATTAATTAACTCTACTAGTTATTACCAAAGGACCAAATACCACTAAGAATTGCCCCATCTCCTGGCATTTAGCCTAAATCAACAATATTAAATTACACTAAAGTTAATCTgcagaaataatagaaataacaGCATAAAAACCTGTTCTTTCTCTTTGAAAGAGAAAGTTATTTTGAATAAAGAAACAAtaagattcatttttataattcaaCAAAGAAGAGGATTTAAAATAAAAGCGCATGAGGTTATAGGAAAACTAGCCTCCAATGGGGGAATTAATTTTCCTATTTATGGGTATGAATCCCAATCTAATAGGAATTTGCTAGTAACTATAAAGCTTTTCAAATTTGTGCAAGGTCATTTGGAAAATCATTGTGATATGGATATTAACTAAATTCAAATTCATCATTGCTTCACAATAGAACAATcccaaattttgaaatattttgatgaagtAAATAAACATGCCCAAGTCTTCCCTGCTAATTATCATTCTGCCTCACTCATTCACTTAAAATACAAGGCTTGGCATTTTCTTTAACTCTTTTTAATACAGTGGTTAAATGCCCAGATTCTcatgggtttgaatcccagctctactAATTTTATGTCATTGGCAACTCCTTTAATCTTCTgtgcagtttcctcatctgtaaaatggaaataataatagtatttaaTTCACTGTGCAAATTTAAGGATTAATTAGTTTTCACTATCTGACCTACCTCATGTAAAGATTTAAATGTCATCTCTAGCCACCTTTTAACCCCCATCCATACAAATCAAATGTTTTGCCACACTACATTTGCCATTCCCAGAATTTAGCATATCCCATCCTTTTTTGCCTTCAGAATTCTTATTTATCCTTCAAAGCCAAACTCTGTCTCTGTGAAGTCAACTTTGGCTATCCATAGCATAATCAATTTTTGTTTCCTATTGGGAATTTGTTCATACTTCTTTATAACAATGaaccatatttatttttttcctttattttttttaaatgttacattaaaaaaaatatgaggtgctcacttcggcagcacatatactaaaactggAACGATACAGAGACGATTAGCATGGTCCCTGCGCAAgaatgacatgcaaattcgtgaCGCGTTCCATATTTAAAGTTTCAAAACAGAATACTTTGTTAAATTACAAGCCAActagatggataacttagatgaaatggacaaatttctagaaacacagaaataaaataagttgatgaaaaaaaaaatagaagacctcaacagataAATTACAAATgagatcaatgaaagaaaaaatagaactgAAAAGTAATCAAAAGACATTGAAGtagtcatcaaaatcctccccACCAAACTCCATAAGACAGTGAtacctcatgtaaaacataaatatgtgtgatatttcatatataagactgatttcccaaaataaaaatagaaatatactagaaaatggaaaaagaatagcagctatttatagcaggggaagcatagagaaattcaGAGGTTAAGAGTTTTGTTAATTATTAGAATtgtaataatgaaagtgctctatgTATTGAATTGCatatgcacaaatatgtgattacactgaatagtattgattgtacactttgaatggatttatgctttaacagtatgtatcaataaaattgaattgttaaaaaaaaatatgagttccccatatacctcccacccccctcaccccactcctaccacatcaaccacctctttcatcattgtggcacattcattgcatttggtgaatacattttggagcactgctgcatcgcacagatagtggtttacattgtagtttacgctctcccccagtccacccagtggaccatgggaggacatacaatgtccagcatgaATCTTGAGGGCAGAGATTGCatcttatttttccttatatCCATACTCACAATCTCACTCTAAAGTGTCTACTGTCAACTCTAGATCTCTATAGCTAATGAATAATTCttgttaaattaataaaattagccTTTCAAGTGGTTTGATCCTCTTATTTGAAATTATGGATGGACTAGATAACCACTTTTGATACCTATAGTGGGTTTTAGTTGATCGCCTCCTGAGTATCAGTTTGCCTGCTCCCCCAAAGAACAGTGGCACTtagtttctaaatgttttttttccttcttcagaaCAAGTCAAAACATTTATtcttcattgtatttttaaaaaatatttattggtgtCTGAATGGGCTTTAGTAAGAAAATCAATCCTCAAAAGAATTTTTAGAAACACAAAATGATTAAATGCATTGAACAACCACAAAAATCTATATACTCTGGCTACGCTATACCTCCTGTTAGACCACTGAGTCTATCTGGAAACTTCTGGAAACTTCCAGAATCATGGGATCTGTTCAGTATCTTTTCAGCTAAACTCCAAGCCCATGGAATTGTTGGTTTAAGAGGCCCGCATTAATGCCTGGGAAGATCTCCTTGAATATCCCATTGTCAGTTCCAGTTAAACATGCCAACAGTGTTATGCACTAAACCCTCAGTAATAAATCTACCTCTTCTAATCCTAAAGTATCTGTTTCATTATGACCTAATGATTCTGGGACTCTCGGATATTAATTAAGTTATGGCATgaggcaggggtcagcaaacataTATAAAGGTCCAAGGAGTAAACATTTTAGACTTTGTGGGCCAAGGGAAAAAATTGAGACGTTATGTGAAGATTtatataaaaagagagaaaacaaatttccACAAATTTTGATTGATGAAATTCAAAATGTAATAAGAATTAAACAATGTTTTCTATGACACTtattaatgagaaaaatgaaattattttttatttggggGGGTTAACAACTTAATTGGGATTTAAAGTTATTGTTTCCTATACTAAAATCTATTGCGAATGTTTTTATCTGTTAATGCTGATctgtaataaaattttatgtattccatctttgaaaatgtcttttcacAGAGACAGATACTGCCAAATGCTGGTATCAATCCATGAGCAAATAATTTTAATGAGCATATTCATTACTTCAAAGGTATTTATATGTTAGATTCTTCTCTTGATGCTTGCCTTTTAGTACATCTTTAAATGGTAAATTGATTACATACAATTCAAGATTAAGTGGAAGTTCCTCAATTGTACAGTTAAATGGATTTTGATATATGGAAATTTCCTTTGCACTTTCATTGAGGTCTAAAAAAATGCTGCTAAAACTGTAGTTTGTGCTGCAAATCTGTGTGAGAATGGAGATCTCGTTTCTTGTTTTAACTTTTGACAGCATGGGAAGTGTATAAAGCAGGTTGACATTATTTGCAATTCAAACGACATTAGTTGTCATCAAAATGAATTTAATGTAGAATAAGTTTTGCATCTAACCTAATTTTTTTCAGATAATTTTAGAATGAATTCATTAAGAAAGATCAAGTCTGCAGCAAATTTCCAAAACCATTCAACGCTCAATAATAGTGTATGTGAGCAGTTCTCATTCAGAAAAATTTCTGTCTCAGCCTTGAAATCAAAAACTTGAAGCTTTGGTCTCGGCCGCAGAAACGAGATGACGAAGGGAACCTCATCGTTTGGAAAGCGTCGCAATAAGACGCACACCTTGTGCCGCCGCTGTGGCTCTAAGGCCTACCACCTTCAGAAGTCAACCTGTGGCAAATGTGGCTACCCTGCCAAGCGCAAGAGAAAGTATAACTGGAGTGCCAAGGCTAAAAGACGAAACACCACCGGTACAGGTCGAATGAGGCATCTAAAAATTGTATACCGCAGATTCAGACATGGATTCCGTGAAGGAACTACACCTAAACCCAAGAGGGCAGCTGTTGCAGCATCCAGTTCATCTTAAGGATTTCACTAATTAGTTGTGCAATAAATGttctggttttaaaaatatttaaaaaaataaaaaataaaaaaaaaaaacttgaagagTTCATTATTGCTAAGTTGTCAAACTACTACAGAATAGGATAGATCAAGATATTCACCTTCTCTTTCTGACAAAAATTCCCAGAACTTACAATGGTTAAGTTCATGCCATTTGTCATTGACACTACTGGTTCAATAACACGTGATAGAgttaaatattttccacaaagtaCCTGCTGATGAATAATACAATGAATAACCATAGGCTTTAAACATACAATTACAGAAGCTTTATAAATTTGTCCAACTCAAGCTTTTTCTGCTGTATATATATCTTTATCACCACAAATTGTACCATATCtaagcagattccacttcaggtttGTACTGAATTAATGTTTActcaacttctttgaaaatattcttgcctGTAGTTGTTCCATGCACACTATGCAGAGAGGCCAATTCTCAGTCACTTAAAGCCTGGCAATGACTCTTCAGATAAACTACAACAACTGAACAGTATCAGTAACATCTGTCAACACATCAAAGCCAAGGAAAACTATTTGAAATCATTTGCcttgtttttttattgtccattGATGTTGCTTGCATTGTCCCTAACTCTTCAAGCAACTAGTCTCACCAAAAAGGCTAACTGAAGTTTATTCTCTCTGAACAAATTTATTTCACTGCTGCAAACAAACATGATTTAATTAACTCATCAACAGTAAACAGCTTTCCTAGCTTAGCTAACAAATGACCCATTCAGAAATATAATTTTGTGGCAGgctcattgtcatttttatttttgtgaagaaaTACTACTATGATGAGATATTTCATAATGTGATGAATGCTTAGTCTGGTAAGAATGACATATATTCTATCTTTTAGCACAGCTATAGTGTCACTGAATGATAAACACAATACTTTGCCATCTAATTAACAACATAATCCACACCACACTGTGCCATAAAAGCATAACATTCAAAGTCTACATTTctcttat
The nucleotide sequence above comes from Dasypus novemcinctus isolate mDasNov1 chromosome 7, mDasNov1.1.hap2, whole genome shotgun sequence. Encoded proteins:
- the LOC101418481 gene encoding large ribosomal subunit protein eL37, translated to MTKGTSSFGKRRNKTHTLCRRCGSKAYHLQKSTCGKCGYPAKRKRKYNWSAKAKRRNTTGTGRMRHLKIVYRRFRHGFREGTTPKPKRAAVAASSSS